A single window of Helicobacter pylori DNA harbors:
- a CDS encoding neuraminyllactose-binding hemagglutinin family protein, translated as MLRVLSVGVAFILLGCQFFNKTTLHLKYKDYPKNSPLKTASTLTPPKIFFNAHFVPPFYQKEFKKALTQQIAYFLKDKSALTFNISGNVFFSFEESPKDLKAIKERLKKTIEPNADPKSVMRFLNLQASLILECVPQTACPFDTLLIPTAFSVPVYYANRLGDNPSLFSQEDKSYHNALIKALNKAYYSLMEGLEKRLNAIENAEWL; from the coding sequence ATGCTAAGGGTTTTAAGCGTTGGTGTTGCTTTTATTTTACTAGGGTGTCAGTTTTTCAACAAAACGACGCTCCACTTAAAATATAAAGATTACCCCAAAAACAGCCCTTTAAAAACCGCTTCCACTTTAACCCCCCCTAAAATCTTTTTTAACGCTCATTTTGTGCCGCCCTTTTACCAAAAAGAATTTAAAAAAGCGCTCACCCAGCAAATCGCTTATTTTTTAAAAGATAAAAGCGCTCTCACTTTCAATATTTCAGGCAATGTTTTTTTTTCTTTTGAAGAGAGTCCTAAGGATTTAAAAGCTATTAAAGAAAGGCTTAAAAAGACGATTGAGCCTAACGCTGACCCAAAATCTGTCATGCGGTTTTTAAACCTTCAAGCGAGCTTGATTTTAGAATGCGTCCCGCAAACCGCTTGCCCGTTTGACACCCTTTTAATCCCCACTGCTTTCAGCGTGCCTGTTTATTACGCTAATCGTTTGGGCGATAACCCCTCTCTTTTTTCCCAAGAAGACAAATCCTATCATAACGCTTTAATCAAGGCCCTTAATAAGGCTTACTATTCTCTTATGGAGGGTTTAGAAAAGCGTTTGAACGCTATAGAAAATGCAGAGTGGCTTTAA
- a CDS encoding restriction endonuclease, with amino-acid sequence MKKIAFFIFVILFSVGIYLAWNVLLEKALELKLAASANDLLLKLFALLGVFSMLVLFQGIISSYKKRQLKRILQKIDAMNGFEFEEYSKIFFTSKGFEVTITQKSGDYGADLIIEKDGVKWAVQAKRYSHKVSPKAIQEVVSSKAYYACEKACVITNSYFTQAAQKLAQANGVLLIDRDEWIKFLGGKN; translated from the coding sequence ATGAAAAAGATTGCATTTTTTATTTTTGTCATTTTGTTTTCGGTAGGGATTTATTTAGCATGGAATGTTTTATTGGAAAAAGCCTTAGAATTGAAATTAGCTGCATCGGCTAATGATTTGCTTTTAAAATTGTTCGCGCTTCTTGGCGTTTTTTCCATGTTAGTGCTTTTTCAGGGCATTATTTCTTCGTATAAGAAGCGCCAACTCAAACGCATTTTGCAAAAAATAGATGCCATGAACGGCTTTGAATTTGAAGAATATTCTAAAATCTTTTTCACTTCAAAGGGTTTTGAAGTTACAATCACTCAAAAAAGCGGCGATTATGGAGCGGATTTGATTATAGAAAAAGACGGCGTCAAATGGGCGGTTCAAGCCAAACGCTACTCGCATAAAGTTTCGCCCAAAGCTATTCAAGAGGTGGTCTCTTCTAAAGCTTACTACGCTTGCGAAAAAGCTTGCGTGATCACCAACAGCTACTTCACGCAGGCCGCTCAAAAACTGGCTCAAGCTAACGGAGTGCTTTTGATTGATAGAGACGAATGGATCAAATTTTTGGGTGGGAAAAACTAA
- a CDS encoding AAA family ATPase translates to MIQSVRIKNFKTFKDTQIDGFTKLNIITGGNNVGKSNLLEALYCLVGKSMHPCANLTEIYDNIRKEPLTTESKNLMFYGLDTEKEIQIVTTLDNNQTLDLQIKFIASEKQKVIESQIIPTAEQTQMPSQLNFTLKKNNEEIYNDHLNITKAYNFPPIPNQSGYNRQFKNFDPNQLQKLLPFESATIIPSDVVYRQAHMIQAVSKICSNNQLEEELNKHLNQFDNNIQSISFNTNNQLKLKVKNIKEKLPLSAFGDGLKKYLHIVSAFMADNAKTIYIDEVENGLHFSRMKLLLRCVIDFINDNKDGNLQVFMTTHSQEFIEILDQVIREKDFAHQTKLFCLKQDDQYVIPRTYYGENLEYYFENEENLFG, encoded by the coding sequence ATGATTCAGTCTGTTCGCATTAAAAATTTTAAGACTTTTAAGGACACTCAAATTGATGGTTTTACCAAACTCAACATTATTACTGGTGGGAACAATGTGGGTAAATCTAATTTGTTAGAAGCGTTGTATTGTTTAGTGGGAAAATCCATGCACCCATGCGCTAATCTAACAGAAATTTATGACAATATACGCAAAGAGCCTTTAACAACAGAATCAAAGAACTTAATGTTTTATGGTTTAGACACCGAGAAAGAAATACAGATTGTTACAACTTTAGACAACAATCAGACCTTGGACTTGCAAATAAAATTCATAGCCAGTGAAAAACAAAAGGTAATAGAGTCGCAAATAATACCTACAGCAGAACAAACTCAAATGCCCTCTCAGCTTAATTTCACTCTTAAAAAAAATAATGAGGAAATTTATAACGATCACTTAAATATTACTAAAGCTTATAATTTCCCACCAATTCCTAATCAGTCAGGCTACAATAGGCAATTTAAGAATTTTGATCCTAATCAATTGCAAAAACTTTTACCCTTTGAAAGTGCTACCATAATACCTAGCGATGTTGTTTACAGGCAAGCCCATATGATTCAAGCGGTGAGTAAAATTTGCAGTAACAACCAATTAGAAGAAGAATTAAATAAACATCTTAATCAATTTGATAACAATATCCAATCTATTAGCTTTAACACCAACAACCAACTCAAATTAAAAGTGAAAAACATCAAAGAAAAACTCCCACTATCTGCATTTGGCGATGGTTTGAAGAAATATTTGCACATTGTAAGCGCTTTTATGGCTGATAACGCAAAAACGATTTATATTGATGAAGTGGAGAATGGCTTACACTTTTCTCGCATGAAATTATTATTAAGGTGTGTTATTGATTTTATCAACGACAACAAAGATGGTAATTTGCAAGTGTTTATGACTACCCACAGCCAAGAATTTATAGAAATCTTAGATCAAGTTATCAGAGAAAAGGATTTTGCGCATCAAACTAAGTTGTTTTGTCTTAAGCAAGACGATCAATATGTTATTCCAAGAACTTATTATGGAGAAAATTTAGAATATTATTTTGAAAATGAAGAGAATCTTTTTGGCTAA
- a CDS encoding DUF3226 domain-containing protein → MADKEILIFVEGPSDKVFLEVYLYFLEDLPIKNFKVQNIKGKDNLSKRLLEIEKYDKTLIIFDADKDYESNKKEILKVVSKTKQTISEEQIFLFPNNQDDGDLETLLLEIAKHDEFLKCFEGYLECIKSKEHYKPIRNIRKNMLYAYLEVFELQKFFQYKWDTNNKKNEENIIIDDKGKIKEEHQEEYEKLKEVIDFKSKSLIPLKNFLEKSTENNQKTNPKIF, encoded by the coding sequence ATGGCAGATAAAGAAATACTGATTTTTGTAGAAGGTCCAAGCGATAAGGTGTTTTTAGAAGTTTATCTGTATTTTCTAGAAGATCTTCCAATCAAAAATTTTAAGGTGCAAAATATAAAAGGAAAAGATAACCTATCTAAACGATTGCTTGAAATTGAAAAATACGATAAAACACTTATCATTTTTGATGCGGATAAAGACTATGAGAGTAATAAAAAAGAGATTTTAAAAGTCGTATCAAAAACGAAACAAACTATTTCAGAAGAACAAATCTTTTTATTCCCTAACAATCAAGATGATGGTGATTTAGAAACCCTATTATTAGAAATTGCTAAACACGATGAATTTCTTAAATGTTTTGAAGGATACTTAGAATGCATTAAAAGTAAAGAACATTATAAACCGATTAGAAACATAAGAAAAAATATGCTATATGCCTATTTAGAAGTGTTTGAACTACAGAAATTTTTCCAATACAAGTGGGATACAAATAACAAGAAGAATGAAGAAAACATTATTATTGATGATAAAGGTAAAATAAAGGAAGAACACCAAGAAGAATATGAAAAACTAAAAGAAGTGATTGATTTTAAATCAAAATCTCTCATTCCCCTTAAAAATTTTTTAGAAAAATCTACAGAAAATAATCAAAAAACAAATCCTAAGATTTTCTAA
- a CDS encoding HoxN/HupN/NixA family nickel/cobalt transporter: MKLWFPYFLAIVFLHALGLALLFMANNASFYAAASMAYMLGAKHAFDADHIACIDNTIRKLTQQGKNAYGVGFYFSMGHSSVVILMTIISAFAIAWAKEHTPMLEEIGGVVGTLVSGLFLLIIGLLNAIILVDLLKIFKKSHSNESLSQQQNEEIERLLTSRGLLNRFFKPLFNFVSKSWHIYPVGFLFGLGFDTASEIALLALSSSAIKVSVVGMLSLPILFAAGMSLFDTLDGAFMLKAYDWAFKTPLRKIYYNISITALSVFIALFIGLIELFQVVSEKLHLKFENRLLSTLQSLEFTDLGYYLVGLFVIAFLGSFFLWKIKFSKLEG, from the coding sequence GTGAAATTGTGGTTTCCTTATTTTTTAGCGATTGTGTTCTTGCATGCGTTAGGTTTGGCGTTGCTCTTTATGGCTAATAACGCTTCGTTTTATGCGGCGGCGTCTATGGCTTACATGCTAGGGGCAAAGCATGCGTTTGATGCGGATCACATCGCTTGCATAGACAACACTATTAGAAAGCTCACCCAACAAGGCAAAAACGCCTATGGCGTGGGGTTTTACTTTTCTATGGGGCATTCAAGCGTGGTGATTTTAATGACCATCATCAGCGCGTTTGCGATCGCTTGGGCTAAAGAGCACACGCCGATGCTAGAAGAAATAGGGGGGGTAGTGGGGACTTTAGTTTCTGGGCTTTTCTTGCTCATTATAGGGCTATTGAATGCGATTATTTTAGTAGATTTATTAAAAATATTCAAAAAATCGCATTCTAACGAAAGCTTGAGCCAGCAACAAAATGAAGAGATTGAACGGCTTTTAACGAGTAGGGGCTTACTTAATCGCTTTTTTAAGCCCTTGTTTAATTTCGTTTCCAAGTCGTGGCACATTTATCCTGTGGGTTTTCTTTTTGGGCTAGGCTTTGATACCGCTAGTGAAATCGCGCTTTTGGCCCTCTCTAGCAGCGCGATTAAAGTGAGTGTGGTGGGCATGCTCTCTTTACCCATTCTTTTTGCCGCTGGCATGAGTTTGTTTGACACTTTAGATGGGGCGTTCATGCTCAAGGCGTATGACTGGGCGTTCAAAACCCCTTTAAGAAAAATCTATTACAATATTTCTATTACAGCCTTAAGCGTGTTTATCGCGCTTTTTATCGGGTTGATTGAGCTTTTTCAAGTCGTTAGCGAGAAACTCCATTTAAAATTTGAAAACCGCCTTTTAAGCACCCTACAAAGCCTGGAATTTACAGACTTGGGCTATTACTTGGTGGGCTTATTTGTGATAGCGTTTTTAGGCTCATTCTTCTTATGGAAAATCAAATTTTCTAAACTAGAGGGCTAG
- a CDS encoding flagellar FLiS export co-chaperone: MDILKTLQKHLGGVETSDFTTNAIEKSQQIAKFSRDMKNINESVGALQVLQIACKKLFNKSMSLEDKDALQASIIKQELREIVENCQFLASPLFDTQLNIAINDEVFSMIAANPLDLLENVGGFQAYLEEKLNEIKELLGYLSESLSNPKAFTPSFSNKSLKDLLSDNLRA; encoded by the coding sequence ATGGATATTTTAAAAACTCTTCAAAAGCATTTGGGCGGTGTTGAAACAAGCGATTTTACAACCAATGCGATAGAAAAATCCCAACAAATCGCTAAATTCAGTAGGGACATGAAAAATATAAACGAGAGCGTTGGAGCGTTACAAGTCTTGCAAATCGCTTGCAAAAAGCTTTTCAATAAGAGCATGAGTTTAGAAGATAAAGACGCTTTGCAAGCTTCTATCATTAAACAGGAATTGCGAGAAATTGTAGAAAATTGCCAGTTTTTAGCCTCCCCTTTGTTTGACACTCAGCTCAACATTGCCATTAACGATGAAGTTTTTTCCATGATTGCGGCCAATCCTTTGGATTTATTGGAAAATGTGGGCGGTTTTCAAGCTTATTTGGAAGAAAAATTAAACGAAATTAAGGAATTATTAGGTTATTTGAGTGAAAGCCTTTCAAACCCTAAAGCCTTTACGCCAAGTTTTTCAAATAAAAGCCTTAAAGATTTGTTGAGCGATAATTTGAGGGCTTAA
- the csd4 gene encoding DL-carboxypeptidase Csd4, with amino-acid sequence MKKIWLLVWGLYSWVFLHAIETIEKAPTNVEDRDKAPHLLLLAGIQGDEPGGFNATNLFLMHYSVLKGLVEVVPVLNKPSMLRNHRGLYGDMNRKFAALDKNDPEYPTIQEIKSLIAKPNIDAILHLHDGGGYYRPVYIDAMLNPKRWGNCFIIDQDEVKGAKFPNLLAFANNTIESINAHLLHPIEEYHLKNTRTAQGDTEMQKALTFYAINQKKSAFANEASKELPLASRVFYHLQAIEGLLNQLNIPFKRDFELNPNSVHALINDKSLWAKISSLPKMPLFNLRPKLNHFPLPNNTKIPQIPIESNAYIVGLVKNKQEVFLKYGNKLMTRLSPFYIEFDHSLEEVKMQIDNKDQMVKIGSVVEVKESFYIHAMDNIRANVIGFSVSNESKPNEAGYTIRFKDFQKRFSLDKQERIYRIEFYKNNAFSGMILVKFV; translated from the coding sequence ATGAAAAAAATATGGCTTTTAGTGTGGGGCTTGTATTCTTGGGTGTTTTTGCATGCGATAGAAACGATAGAAAAAGCCCCTACAAATGTAGAGGATAGAGACAAAGCCCCCCATTTGTTGCTTTTAGCAGGGATTCAAGGCGATGAGCCTGGAGGGTTTAATGCAACTAATTTGTTTTTAATGCACTATAGCGTTTTAAAAGGCTTGGTGGAGGTGGTTCCCGTATTGAATAAGCCTTCCATGTTAAGAAATCATAGGGGTTTGTATGGGGATATGAACCGCAAATTTGCCGCTTTAGACAAGAATGACCCTGAATACCCCACTATCCAAGAAATCAAATCCTTGATTGCAAAACCCAATATAGATGCCATCTTGCACTTGCATGATGGCGGTGGGTATTATCGCCCTGTTTATATTGATGCGATGCTCAATCCCAAGCGCTGGGGGAATTGCTTTATCATTGATCAAGATGAAGTTAAGGGGGCGAAATTCCCTAACCTGCTTGCTTTTGCAAACAATACGATTGAGAGCATCAACGCCCATTTATTGCACCCCATTGAGGAGTATCATTTAAAAAACACGCGCACCGCTCAAGGCGATACAGAAATGCAAAAAGCCCTAACTTTTTATGCGATCAACCAAAAAAAGAGCGCTTTTGCCAATGAAGCCAGCAAAGAACTCCCTTTAGCGTCAAGGGTGTTTTACCATTTGCAAGCCATTGAGGGCTTACTCAATCAACTCAATATCCCTTTTAAGCGCGATTTTGAGCTTAACCCTAACAGCGTGCATGCCCTAATCAACGATAAAAGCTTGTGGGCAAAAATCAGCTCTCTGCCTAAAATGCCCCTTTTTAACTTACGCCCTAAACTCAATCATTTCCCTTTACCTAATAACACTAAAATCCCACAAATCCCCATAGAGAGCAACGCTTACATTGTAGGGCTAGTCAAAAACAAGCAAGAAGTGTTTTTAAAATATGGTAACAAGCTCATGACACGATTGTCGCCCTTTTACATAGAGTTTGATCATTCTTTAGAAGAAGTGAAAATGCAAATTGATAATAAGGATCAAATGGTTAAGATAGGGAGCGTGGTTGAAGTGAAAGAGAGTTTTTATATCCATGCTATGGACAATATCCGCGCGAATGTGATTGGCTTTAGCGTTTCTAATGAAAGTAAGCCTAATGAAGCCGGCTATACGATTAGATTTAAAGATTTCCAAAAACGCTTTTCACTGGACAAACAAGAAAGGATCTATCGCATAGAATTTTATAAAAACAACGCGTTTAGCGGGATGATCTTAGTGAAATTTGTGTAG
- the copP gene encoding copper-binding metallochaperone CopP, which produces MKVTFQVPSITCNHCVDKIEKFVGEIEGVSFIDASVEKKSVVVEFDAPATQDLIKEALLDAGQEVI; this is translated from the coding sequence ATGAAAGTAACTTTTCAAGTGCCAAGCATTACTTGCAACCATTGCGTGGATAAAATTGAAAAATTTGTGGGCGAAATTGAAGGCGTGAGCTTTATTGATGCGAGCGTGGAAAAAAAGAGCGTGGTTGTAGAATTTGACGCTCCAGCAACACAGGATTTGATTAAGGAAGCCTTATTGGATGCGGGGCAAGAAGTAATATAA
- the copA gene encoding copper-translocating P-type ATPase CopA: MKESFYIEGMTCTACSSGIERSLGRKSFVKKIEVSLLNKSANIEFNENETNLDEIFKLIEKLGYSPKKTLAEEKKEFFSPNVKLALAVIFTLFVVYLSMGAMLSPSLLPESLLTINNHSNFLNACLQLIGTLIVMHWGRDFYIQGFKALWHRQPNMSSLIAIGTSAALISSLWQLYFVYTNQWSYGHYYFESVCVILMFVMVGKRIENVSKDKALDAMQALMKNAPKTALKMQNNQQIEVLVDSIVVGDILKVLPGSAIAVDGEIIEGEGELDESMLSGEALPVYKKVGDKVFSGTFNSNTSFLMKATQNNKNSTLSQIIEMIHNAQSSKAEISRLADKVSSVFVPSVIAIAILAFVVWLIIAPKPDFWWNFGIALEVFVSVLVISCPCALGLATPMSILVANQKASSLGLFFKDAKSLEKARLVNTIVFDKTGTLTNGKPVVKSVHSNIELLELLSLAGSIEKSSEHVIAKGIVEYAKERNAPLKEMSGVKVKTGFGISAKVDYQGTKEIIKVGNSEFFNPINALEIQENGILVFVGRAISEKEDELLGAFVLEDLPKKGVKEHVAQIKNLGINTFLLSGDNRENVQKCALELGIDGYISNAKPQDKLNKIKELKEKGQIVMMVGDGLNDAPSLAMSDVAVVMAKGSDVSVQAADIVSFNNDIKSVYSAIKLSQATIKNIKENLFWAFCYNSVFIPLACGVLYKANIMLSPAIAGLAMSLSSVSVVLNSQRLRNFKIKDR, from the coding sequence ATGAAAGAATCTTTTTACATAGAGGGAATGACTTGCACGGCGTGTTCTAGTGGGATTGAACGCTCTTTAGGGCGTAAAAGTTTTGTGAAAAAAATAGAAGTGAGCCTTTTAAATAAGAGCGCTAACATTGAATTTAACGAAAATGAAACCAATTTAGACGAAATTTTTAAACTCATTGAAAAACTGGGTTATAGCCCTAAAAAAACTCTAGCGGAAGAAAAAAAAGAATTTTTTAGCCCTAATGTTAAATTAGCGTTGGCGGTTATTTTCACGCTTTTTGTGGTGTATCTTTCTATGGGGGCAATGCTTAGTCCTAGCCTCTTACCTGAAAGCTTGCTTACGATTAACAACCATAGTAATTTTTTAAACGCATGCTTACAGCTTATAGGCACGCTCATTGTCATGCATTGGGGGAGGGATTTTTACATTCAAGGGTTTAAAGCCTTATGGCACAGACAACCCAACATGAGTAGCCTTATCGCCATAGGCACAAGCGCTGCCTTAATTTCAAGCTTGTGGCAATTGTATTTCGTTTATACCAATCAGTGGTCTTATGGGCATTATTATTTTGAAAGCGTGTGCGTGATTTTAATGTTTGTGATGGTGGGCAAACGCATTGAAAATGTTTCTAAAGACAAAGCTTTAGACGCTATGCAAGCCTTGATGAAAAACGCCCCAAAAACCGCCCTTAAAATGCAAAATAACCAACAGATTGAAGTTTTAGTGGATAGCATTGTGGTGGGGGATATTCTAAAGGTTCTCCCTGGAAGCGCGATTGCAGTGGATGGTGAAATCATAGAGGGCGAAGGGGAATTAGATGAGAGCATGTTAAGCGGCGAAGCGTTGCCAGTTTATAAAAAAGTCGGCGATAAAGTCTTTTCAGGGACATTCAATAGCAACACGAGTTTTTTAATGAAAGCCACGCAAAACAACAAAAACAGCACCTTGTCTCAAATTATAGAAATGATCCATAACGCTCAAAGCTCAAAGGCAGAGATTTCTCGCTTAGCGGATAAGGTTTCAAGCGTGTTTGTGCCAAGCGTGATCGCTATCGCTATTTTAGCGTTTGTGGTGTGGCTCATCATCGCGCCTAAGCCTGATTTTTGGTGGAATTTTGGAATCGCTTTAGAAGTATTTGTATCGGTTTTAGTGATTTCTTGCCCTTGCGCTTTAGGATTGGCTACGCCTATGAGCATTTTAGTAGCGAACCAGAAAGCGAGTTCTTTGGGATTATTTTTTAAAGACGCTAAAAGTTTAGAAAAAGCAAGGCTAGTTAATACGATCGTTTTTGATAAAACCGGCACGCTCACTAACGGCAAGCCTGTCGTTAAAAGCGTCCATTCTAACATAGAATTATTAGAGTTATTGAGTTTAGCGGGCAGTATTGAAAAGAGCAGCGAACATGTCATTGCTAAAGGGATTGTAGAATACGCTAAAGAGCGTAACGCCCCCTTAAAAGAAATGAGTGGAGTTAAAGTGAAAACAGGCTTTGGCATCAGTGCTAAAGTAGATTATCAAGGCACTAAAGAGATCATTAAAGTGGGTAATAGCGAGTTTTTTAACCCTATTAACGCACTAGAAATTCAAGAAAACGGGATTTTAGTGTTTGTGGGTAGAGCGATTAGTGAAAAAGAAGACGAGCTTTTAGGGGCGTTTGTTTTAGAAGATTTGCCCAAAAAAGGCGTGAAAGAGCATGTCGCTCAAATCAAAAATTTAGGCATTAACACCTTTCTTTTAAGCGGAGACAATAGGGAGAATGTCCAAAAATGCGCGCTTGAATTAGGGATTGATGGTTATATCAGCAACGCTAAACCACAAGACAAGCTCAATAAGATCAAAGAGCTTAAGGAAAAAGGGCAGATCGTTATGATGGTGGGCGATGGCTTGAATGACGCTCCTAGCCTTGCTATGAGCGATGTGGCGGTGGTGATGGCTAAAGGGAGCGATGTGAGCGTGCAAGCAGCGGATATTGTGAGCTTTAATAACGACATCAAATCGGTTTATAGCGCGATTAAATTGAGCCAGGCGACCATTAAAAATATCAAAGAAAATTTGTTTTGGGCTTTTTGTTATAATAGCGTGTTCATCCCTTTAGCTTGTGGGGTTCTTTATAAGGCTAATATCATGTTAAGCCCAGCGATTGCGGGTTTAGCGATGAGCTTAAGCTCTGTGAGTGTGGTTTTAAACTCCCAAAGGTTAAGGAATTTTAAAATTAAGGATCGTTGA
- the pssA gene encoding CDP-diacylglycerol--serine O-phosphatidyltransferase: MPINPLYLFPNLFTASSIFLGMMSIFYASSYQFVMACWLVVASLILDGLDGRVARLTNTTSKFGIEFDSLADVIAFGVAPSLITYFYVGYNFGRIGMAVSALFVIFGAIRLARFNISTNTSDPYSFIGIPIPAAAVLVVLCVLLDNKYHFLEGNTEKLFLSFIVLLGVLMVSNIRYPNFKKVKWNLKLFILVLIFLSLVFVRPLEALSVFMGLYLIYGIIRWLFLMVKIIFNKNKSA, encoded by the coding sequence ATGCCTATTAACCCTCTCTATCTTTTCCCCAATCTTTTCACCGCTAGCAGTATTTTTTTAGGCATGATGAGTATTTTTTACGCTTCCAGTTACCAATTTGTCATGGCATGCTGGTTAGTGGTAGCGAGTCTTATTTTAGACGGACTTGATGGGCGTGTCGCAAGGCTTACCAACACCACCAGCAAGTTTGGTATTGAATTTGACTCCTTAGCTGATGTGATCGCTTTTGGAGTCGCCCCAAGCCTTATTACTTACTTTTATGTGGGGTATAATTTCGGGCGCATAGGTATGGCAGTGAGCGCGTTGTTTGTGATTTTTGGAGCGATACGATTGGCGCGATTCAATATCAGCACCAACACAAGCGACCCCTATTCTTTCATCGGTATCCCCATTCCTGCGGCGGCGGTATTGGTGGTGCTTTGTGTGTTATTGGATAACAAATACCATTTTTTAGAAGGAAATACCGAAAAGTTATTTTTAAGCTTTATTGTCTTATTGGGGGTGCTTATGGTGAGCAATATCCGCTACCCTAATTTTAAAAAAGTCAAATGGAATCTCAAGCTTTTCATCTTAGTGTTGATTTTTTTATCGTTAGTGTTTGTGCGCCCTTTAGAAGCTTTAAGCGTGTTTATGGGGTTGTATTTGATTTATGGCATCATTCGGTGGCTCTTTTTAATGGTAAAAATTATTTTTAATAAAAATAAGAGCGCATGA